One genomic region from Sander lucioperca isolate FBNREF2018 chromosome 3, SLUC_FBN_1.2, whole genome shotgun sequence encodes:
- the secisbp2l gene encoding selenocysteine insertion sequence-binding protein 2-like isoform X1 → MDASDNKDVKLSAEVEPFIPQKKGLEGSLVSMSLSGEAGGGGGGGGIGGGGGGVETTPIPSYLITCYPFVQENQPNRQHPMYNGGELRWQQPNPSPGGSYLAYPILSTPQPPVSNDYAYYQIMPAPCPPVMGFYQPFPGTYAGPVQAGVVNPVSADVSERPLPLGPAYGMASQRGRGMVRPNVLPKQQLGVCQPPRGRRPPTRSVAVQKEVCTLGPDGRTKTVTLVDAAQQTDFPGEVSGRCAAERASPLLWKNRTKRRRASHPAEGYNEQGASEADIDSDSGYCSPKHNQAAGVAQRTAENTAAPTGVEAGVMTAGTWVNVASQATQKSWGDRNSQFHRADQRKNPEQRNFSQRLHVYTGVVAGTKNAMRQHIRSILATEDSGTNRMNSQDFHSGYPGRVPPNQLEQRLQPAVVTSTELTPEPLYFEDEDEFPDLTTGGAVQRSTKPESTSAQTHAQPKLPKNLLDNLPENSPINIVQTPIPITTSVPKRAKSQRKKALAAALATAQEYSEISMEQKKLQEAFTKAAGKKSKTSVELDLGDMLAALEKHQQAMKARQLTNTKPLSFTVGTTTPFHGSGLTSMPSMLKGHQQPFSAPHNALDSTAPRIKRGKEREIPKVKRPTALKKIILKEREGKKGKTSVEQESSGQEEHGDESLHFTDDLAREPASQESEDNGLSMPSDASLSPASQNSPYSITPVSQGSPASSGIGSPMASNAITKIHSRRFREYCNQVLSKEIDESVTMLLQELVRFQERVYQKDPTKAKSKRRLVMGLREVTKHMKLHKIKCVIISPNCEKIQAKGGLDEALYNVIAMARDQEIPFVFALGRKALGRCVNKLVPVSVVGIFNYSGAEGLFNRLVSLTEEARKAYKDMVSALEQEQAEEALKNDKKVPHHMGHSRNHSAASAISFCSIFSEPISEVNEKEYETNWRSMVETSDALEPVEAEPSRPAPATATQKDGETLAATTNTALSGSTAPQPRAVPQTLTQGTSERDEVRVDDRLELASQQSTETGSLDGSCRGPLNSSITSTTSTLVPGMLEEAEEEEEEEEDYTPEPISVEVPTLSSRIESWVSKTLENLQLGKSQESTEEEEDEEEEDDEEERGQSEEEEDLDSADITETRTEGNEQEEAKKVTG, encoded by the exons ATGGACGCTAGTGACAATAAG GATGTGAAGCTTTCAGCCGAAGTGGAACCATTCATCCCACAGAAGAAAGGTCTCGAAGGATCCCTAGTCAGCATGAGTCTTTCTGGAGAGGCaggcggaggaggaggggggggaggtATAGGAGGGGGCGGTGGAGGGGTCGAAACCACTCCCATACCCAGCTACCTCATCACCTGCTACCCTTTCGTCCAGGAGAACCAACCCAACAG GCAACATCCTATGTATAATGGAGGGGAGCTGCGCTGGCAGCAGCCTAACCCCAGCCCTGGTGGTTCATACCTGGCCTACCCCATCTTGTCTACGCCCCAGCCTCCTGTCTCCAATGACTACGCTTACTACCAGATTATGCCCGCTCCATGCCCACCTGTGATGGGCTTCTACCAGCCCTTCCCTGGCACATATGCAGGTCCTGTGCAGGCTGGAGTGGTCAACCCTGTCTCAGCAGATGTCAGTGAAAGACCACTGCCTCTGGGGCCAGCATATGGGATGGCCAGTCAGAGGGGGAGAGGCATGGTCCGACCTAATGTTCTCCCAAAG CAACAGTTAGGTGTGTGCCAGCCTCCAAGGGGTCGCCGGCCTCCAACCAGAAGTGTAGCTGTGCAGAAAGAGGTTTGCACCTTGGGGCCTGATGGTAGGACCAAGACAGTCACGCTGGTGGATGCAGCACAGCAGACCG ATTTCCCAGGTGAGGTGTCAGGGCGGTGTGCTGCTGAGCGGGCTAGTCCCCTGCTGTGGAAGAACCGGACAAAGAGAAGACGGGCGTCCCATCCAGCTGAAGGCTACAACGAGCAGGGTGCCAGTGAGGCAGATATAGACAGCGACAGTGGCTACTGTAGCCCCAAACACAACCAGGCGGCAGGGGTAGCACAACGAACAGCAGAGAATACAGCAGCACCCACA GGAGTAGAGGCTGGTGTAATGACAG CAGGTACCTGGGTAAATGTAGCCTCTCAGGCTACCCAGAAGTCCTGGGGAGACAGGAACAGCCAGTTCCACAGAGCAGACCAGAGGAAGAATCCTGAACAGAGAAACTTCTCACAG AGGTTGCATGTCTATACTGGTGTTGTGGCTGGAACAAAGAATGCAATGAGACAACACATAAGGAGTATTTTAGCAACTGAAGACAGTGGTACCAACAGAATGAATAGCCAG GATTTCCACAGTGGCTATCCAGGGCGTGTGCCGCCGAACCAATTGGAACAGAGGCTGCAGCCAGCAGTGGTCACTAGTACTGAGCTCACCCCAGAGCCCCTCTACTTTGAG GATGAAGATGAGTTCCCAGATCTCACTACTGGAGGGGCTGTCCAACGCAGCACCAAACCAGAATCTACTTCAGCCCAGACACACGCGCAACCTAAACTGCCCAAAAACCTG CTGGATAACCTGCCAGAAAACTCCCCTATCAACATTGTGCAGACACCCATCCCCATTACCACCTCGGTTCCCAAGAGGGCCAAGAGCCAGAGGAAGAAGGCTCTGGCTGCTGCCTTGGCCACTGCACAGGAGTACTCTGAGATCAGCATGGAACAGAAGAAATTACAG GAGGCATTCACCAAAGCAGCAGGGAAGAAGAGTAAAACCTCTGTCGAGCTGGACCTGGGAGACATGCTGGCAGCTTTGGAGAAACACCAGCAGGCTATGAAGGCCAGACAACTCACCAATACCAAGCCACTGTCTTTCACAG TTGGAACAACTACTCCATTCCACGGTTCAGGCTTGACCAGCATGCCATCCATGTTGAAGGGTCATCAGCAGCCATTCTCGGCACCACACAATGCCCTGGATTCCACCGCACCCCGTAtcaagagagggaaggagagggagatcCCTAAAGTAAAACGGCCAACAGCCCTTAAGAAG ATTATCTTGAAGGAACGTGAAGGGAAGAAAGGGAAGACGAGTGTAGAACAAGAGTCTTCAGGCCAGGAGGAGCATGGGGATGAGTCTCTACATTTCACTGATGATCTTGCACGAGAGCCTGCCTCCCAAGAAAGTGAGG ACAATGGTCTGAGTATGCCCAGTGATGCATCCCTTTCCCCGGCCAGTCAGAACTCTCCATATAGCATCACCCCAGTGTCCCAGGGTTCTCCTGCCAGCTCTGGCATCGGGAGTCCTATGGCCTCAAATGCCATCACCAAGATCCACAGCCGACGTTTCAGAGA GTACTGTAACCAAGTGCTGAGTAAGGAGATAGATGAGAGCGTGACGATGCTGTTACAGGAACTGGTTCGCTTCCAGGAGCGGGTCTACCAGAAGGATCCTACCAAGGCCAAATCCAAACGCCGCCTGGTCATGGGTCTCAGAGAGGTCACCAAGCACATGAAGTTGCATAAGATTAAGTGTGTCATCATCTCTCCCAACTGTGAAAAGATCCAGGCCAAAG GTGGATTGGATGAAGCTCTATACAATGTAATTGCCATGGCTAGGGATCAGGAGATCCCATTTGTGTTTGCCTTGGGCAGAAAAGCTCTTGGACGCTGCGTCAACAAACTAGTGCCTGTTAGCGTGGTTGGCATTTTCAACTATTCTGGAGCTGAG GGTCTCTTCAACCGTTTGGTGTCTCTGACAGAAGAGGCTAGGAAGGCCTACAAGGACATGGTGTCAGCTCTGGAGCAGGAGCAGGCCGAGGAGGCTCTGAAAAATGACAAGAAAGTCCCACACCACATGGGGCATTCCCGCAACCACTCTGCTGCTTCTGCTATTTCCTTCTGTTCCATCTTCTCTGAGCCTATCTCAGAGGTCAATGAAAAGGAATACG AGACCAACTGGAGGAGTATGGTGGAGACTTCAGATGCCCTGGAGCCTGTAGAAGCTGAGCCGAGTCGCCCTGCACCTGCCACAGCCACCCAGAAAGACGGTGAGACCCTGGCAGCCACCACCAACACCGCTCTGTCTGGCTCCACTGCTCCCCAGCCCAGGGCAGTGCCTCAGACACTGACACAGGGTACCAGTGAGAGAGACGAGGTCCGGGTTGACGACAGGCTGGAATTGGCCTCTCAGCAGAGCACAGAGACGGGCTCATTGGATGGGAGCTGCAGGGGCCCGCTCAACTCCTCCATCACCTCCACCACTTCCACCCTGGTCCCCGGGATGTTGGAAGAggcagaagaggaggaggaggaggaagaggactaCACCCCTGAACCCATTTCTGTGGAGGTCCCCACCCTCAGCAGCCGTATCGAATCCTGGGTGTCAAAGACCCTGGAAAACCTGCAGCTGGGAAAGAGCCAGGAAAgtacagaggaggaggaggatgaggaggaggaagacgatgaagaggagagagggcagagtgaagaggaggaggacctCGATTCCGCGGACATCACAGAGACGAGGACGGAGGGTAATGAGCAAGAGGAGGCAAAGAAGGTCACTGGTTGA
- the secisbp2l gene encoding selenocysteine insertion sequence-binding protein 2-like isoform X6, producing the protein MDASDNKDVKLSAEVEPFIPQKKGLEGSLVSMSLSGEAGGGGGGGGIGGGGGGVETTPIPSYLITCYPFVQENQPNRQHPMYNGGELRWQQPNPSPGGSYLAYPILSTPQPPVSNDYAYYQIMPAPCPPVMGFYQPFPGTYAGPVQAGVVNPVSADVSERPLPLGPAYGMASQRGRGMVRPNVLPKQQLGVCQPPRGRRPPTRSVAVQKEVCTLGPDGRTKTVTLVDAAQQTDFPGEVSGRCAAERASPLLWKNRTKRRRASHPAEGYNEQGASEADIDSDSGYCSPKHNQAAGVAQRTAENTAAPTGVEAGVMTAGTWVNVASQATQKSWGDRNSQFHRADQRKNPEQRNFSQDFHSGYPGRVPPNQLEQRLQPAVVTSTELTPEPLYFEDEDEFPDLTTGGAVQRSTKPESTSAQTHAQPKLPKNLLDNLPENSPINIVQTPIPITTSVPKRAKSQRKKALAAALATAQEYSEISMEQKKLQEAFTKAAGKKSKTSVELDLGDMLAALEKHQQAMKARQLTNTKPLSFTVGTTTPFHGSGLTSMPSMLKGHQQPFSAPHNALDSTAPRIKRGKEREIPKVKRPTALKKIILKEREGKKGKTSVEQESSGQEEHGDESLHFTDDLAREPASQENNGLSMPSDASLSPASQNSPYSITPVSQGSPASSGIGSPMASNAITKIHSRRFREYCNQVLSKEIDESVTMLLQELVRFQERVYQKDPTKAKSKRRLVMGLREVTKHMKLHKIKCVIISPNCEKIQAKGGLDEALYNVIAMARDQEIPFVFALGRKALGRCVNKLVPVSVVGIFNYSGAEGLFNRLVSLTEEARKAYKDMVSALEQEQAEEALKNDKKVPHHMGHSRNHSAASAISFCSIFSEPISEVNEKEYETNWRSMVETSDALEPVEAEPSRPAPATATQKDGETLAATTNTALSGSTAPQPRAVPQTLTQGTSERDEVRVDDRLELASQQSTETGSLDGSCRGPLNSSITSTTSTLVPGMLEEAEEEEEEEEDYTPEPISVEVPTLSSRIESWVSKTLENLQLGKSQESTEEEEDEEEEDDEEERGQSEEEEDLDSADITETRTEGNEQEEAKKVTG; encoded by the exons ATGGACGCTAGTGACAATAAG GATGTGAAGCTTTCAGCCGAAGTGGAACCATTCATCCCACAGAAGAAAGGTCTCGAAGGATCCCTAGTCAGCATGAGTCTTTCTGGAGAGGCaggcggaggaggaggggggggaggtATAGGAGGGGGCGGTGGAGGGGTCGAAACCACTCCCATACCCAGCTACCTCATCACCTGCTACCCTTTCGTCCAGGAGAACCAACCCAACAG GCAACATCCTATGTATAATGGAGGGGAGCTGCGCTGGCAGCAGCCTAACCCCAGCCCTGGTGGTTCATACCTGGCCTACCCCATCTTGTCTACGCCCCAGCCTCCTGTCTCCAATGACTACGCTTACTACCAGATTATGCCCGCTCCATGCCCACCTGTGATGGGCTTCTACCAGCCCTTCCCTGGCACATATGCAGGTCCTGTGCAGGCTGGAGTGGTCAACCCTGTCTCAGCAGATGTCAGTGAAAGACCACTGCCTCTGGGGCCAGCATATGGGATGGCCAGTCAGAGGGGGAGAGGCATGGTCCGACCTAATGTTCTCCCAAAG CAACAGTTAGGTGTGTGCCAGCCTCCAAGGGGTCGCCGGCCTCCAACCAGAAGTGTAGCTGTGCAGAAAGAGGTTTGCACCTTGGGGCCTGATGGTAGGACCAAGACAGTCACGCTGGTGGATGCAGCACAGCAGACCG ATTTCCCAGGTGAGGTGTCAGGGCGGTGTGCTGCTGAGCGGGCTAGTCCCCTGCTGTGGAAGAACCGGACAAAGAGAAGACGGGCGTCCCATCCAGCTGAAGGCTACAACGAGCAGGGTGCCAGTGAGGCAGATATAGACAGCGACAGTGGCTACTGTAGCCCCAAACACAACCAGGCGGCAGGGGTAGCACAACGAACAGCAGAGAATACAGCAGCACCCACA GGAGTAGAGGCTGGTGTAATGACAG CAGGTACCTGGGTAAATGTAGCCTCTCAGGCTACCCAGAAGTCCTGGGGAGACAGGAACAGCCAGTTCCACAGAGCAGACCAGAGGAAGAATCCTGAACAGAGAAACTTCTCACAG GATTTCCACAGTGGCTATCCAGGGCGTGTGCCGCCGAACCAATTGGAACAGAGGCTGCAGCCAGCAGTGGTCACTAGTACTGAGCTCACCCCAGAGCCCCTCTACTTTGAG GATGAAGATGAGTTCCCAGATCTCACTACTGGAGGGGCTGTCCAACGCAGCACCAAACCAGAATCTACTTCAGCCCAGACACACGCGCAACCTAAACTGCCCAAAAACCTG CTGGATAACCTGCCAGAAAACTCCCCTATCAACATTGTGCAGACACCCATCCCCATTACCACCTCGGTTCCCAAGAGGGCCAAGAGCCAGAGGAAGAAGGCTCTGGCTGCTGCCTTGGCCACTGCACAGGAGTACTCTGAGATCAGCATGGAACAGAAGAAATTACAG GAGGCATTCACCAAAGCAGCAGGGAAGAAGAGTAAAACCTCTGTCGAGCTGGACCTGGGAGACATGCTGGCAGCTTTGGAGAAACACCAGCAGGCTATGAAGGCCAGACAACTCACCAATACCAAGCCACTGTCTTTCACAG TTGGAACAACTACTCCATTCCACGGTTCAGGCTTGACCAGCATGCCATCCATGTTGAAGGGTCATCAGCAGCCATTCTCGGCACCACACAATGCCCTGGATTCCACCGCACCCCGTAtcaagagagggaaggagagggagatcCCTAAAGTAAAACGGCCAACAGCCCTTAAGAAG ATTATCTTGAAGGAACGTGAAGGGAAGAAAGGGAAGACGAGTGTAGAACAAGAGTCTTCAGGCCAGGAGGAGCATGGGGATGAGTCTCTACATTTCACTGATGATCTTGCACGAGAGCCTGCCTCCCAAGAAA ACAATGGTCTGAGTATGCCCAGTGATGCATCCCTTTCCCCGGCCAGTCAGAACTCTCCATATAGCATCACCCCAGTGTCCCAGGGTTCTCCTGCCAGCTCTGGCATCGGGAGTCCTATGGCCTCAAATGCCATCACCAAGATCCACAGCCGACGTTTCAGAGA GTACTGTAACCAAGTGCTGAGTAAGGAGATAGATGAGAGCGTGACGATGCTGTTACAGGAACTGGTTCGCTTCCAGGAGCGGGTCTACCAGAAGGATCCTACCAAGGCCAAATCCAAACGCCGCCTGGTCATGGGTCTCAGAGAGGTCACCAAGCACATGAAGTTGCATAAGATTAAGTGTGTCATCATCTCTCCCAACTGTGAAAAGATCCAGGCCAAAG GTGGATTGGATGAAGCTCTATACAATGTAATTGCCATGGCTAGGGATCAGGAGATCCCATTTGTGTTTGCCTTGGGCAGAAAAGCTCTTGGACGCTGCGTCAACAAACTAGTGCCTGTTAGCGTGGTTGGCATTTTCAACTATTCTGGAGCTGAG GGTCTCTTCAACCGTTTGGTGTCTCTGACAGAAGAGGCTAGGAAGGCCTACAAGGACATGGTGTCAGCTCTGGAGCAGGAGCAGGCCGAGGAGGCTCTGAAAAATGACAAGAAAGTCCCACACCACATGGGGCATTCCCGCAACCACTCTGCTGCTTCTGCTATTTCCTTCTGTTCCATCTTCTCTGAGCCTATCTCAGAGGTCAATGAAAAGGAATACG AGACCAACTGGAGGAGTATGGTGGAGACTTCAGATGCCCTGGAGCCTGTAGAAGCTGAGCCGAGTCGCCCTGCACCTGCCACAGCCACCCAGAAAGACGGTGAGACCCTGGCAGCCACCACCAACACCGCTCTGTCTGGCTCCACTGCTCCCCAGCCCAGGGCAGTGCCTCAGACACTGACACAGGGTACCAGTGAGAGAGACGAGGTCCGGGTTGACGACAGGCTGGAATTGGCCTCTCAGCAGAGCACAGAGACGGGCTCATTGGATGGGAGCTGCAGGGGCCCGCTCAACTCCTCCATCACCTCCACCACTTCCACCCTGGTCCCCGGGATGTTGGAAGAggcagaagaggaggaggaggaggaagaggactaCACCCCTGAACCCATTTCTGTGGAGGTCCCCACCCTCAGCAGCCGTATCGAATCCTGGGTGTCAAAGACCCTGGAAAACCTGCAGCTGGGAAAGAGCCAGGAAAgtacagaggaggaggaggatgaggaggaggaagacgatgaagaggagagagggcagagtgaagaggaggaggacctCGATTCCGCGGACATCACAGAGACGAGGACGGAGGGTAATGAGCAAGAGGAGGCAAAGAAGGTCACTGGTTGA
- the secisbp2l gene encoding selenocysteine insertion sequence-binding protein 2-like isoform X4 yields the protein MDASDNKDVKLSAEVEPFIPQKKGLEGSLVSMSLSGEAGGGGGGGGIGGGGGGVETTPIPSYLITCYPFVQENQPNRQHPMYNGGELRWQQPNPSPGGSYLAYPILSTPQPPVSNDYAYYQIMPAPCPPVMGFYQPFPGTYAGPVQAGVVNPVSADVSERPLPLGPAYGMASQRGRGMVRPNVLPKQQLGVCQPPRGRRPPTRSVAVQKEVCTLGPDGRTKTVTLVDAAQQTDFPGEVSGRCAAERASPLLWKNRTKRRRASHPAEGYNEQGASEADIDSDSGYCSPKHNQAAGVAQRTAENTAAPTGVEAGVMTAGTWVNVASQATQKSWGDRNSQFHRADQRKNPEQRNFSQDFHSGYPGRVPPNQLEQRLQPAVVTSTELTPEPLYFEDEDEFPDLTTGGAVQRSTKPESTSAQTHAQPKLPKNLLDNLPENSPINIVQTPIPITTSVPKRAKSQRKKALAAALATAQEYSEISMEQKKLQEAFTKAAGKKSKTSVELDLGDMLAALEKHQQAMKARQLTNTKPLSFTVGTTTPFHGSGLTSMPSMLKGHQQPFSAPHNALDSTAPRIKRGKEREIPKVKRPTALKKIILKEREGKKGKTSVEQESSGQEEHGDESLHFTDDLAREPASQESEDNGLSMPSDASLSPASQNSPYSITPVSQGSPASSGIGSPMASNAITKIHSRRFREYCNQVLSKEIDESVTMLLQELVRFQERVYQKDPTKAKSKRRLVMGLREVTKHMKLHKIKCVIISPNCEKIQAKGGLDEALYNVIAMARDQEIPFVFALGRKALGRCVNKLVPVSVVGIFNYSGAEGLFNRLVSLTEEARKAYKDMVSALEQEQAEEALKNDKKVPHHMGHSRNHSAASAISFCSIFSEPISEVNEKEYETNWRSMVETSDALEPVEAEPSRPAPATATQKDGETLAATTNTALSGSTAPQPRAVPQTLTQGTSERDEVRVDDRLELASQQSTETGSLDGSCRGPLNSSITSTTSTLVPGMLEEAEEEEEEEEDYTPEPISVEVPTLSSRIESWVSKTLENLQLGKSQESTEEEEDEEEEDDEEERGQSEEEEDLDSADITETRTEGNEQEEAKKVTG from the exons ATGGACGCTAGTGACAATAAG GATGTGAAGCTTTCAGCCGAAGTGGAACCATTCATCCCACAGAAGAAAGGTCTCGAAGGATCCCTAGTCAGCATGAGTCTTTCTGGAGAGGCaggcggaggaggaggggggggaggtATAGGAGGGGGCGGTGGAGGGGTCGAAACCACTCCCATACCCAGCTACCTCATCACCTGCTACCCTTTCGTCCAGGAGAACCAACCCAACAG GCAACATCCTATGTATAATGGAGGGGAGCTGCGCTGGCAGCAGCCTAACCCCAGCCCTGGTGGTTCATACCTGGCCTACCCCATCTTGTCTACGCCCCAGCCTCCTGTCTCCAATGACTACGCTTACTACCAGATTATGCCCGCTCCATGCCCACCTGTGATGGGCTTCTACCAGCCCTTCCCTGGCACATATGCAGGTCCTGTGCAGGCTGGAGTGGTCAACCCTGTCTCAGCAGATGTCAGTGAAAGACCACTGCCTCTGGGGCCAGCATATGGGATGGCCAGTCAGAGGGGGAGAGGCATGGTCCGACCTAATGTTCTCCCAAAG CAACAGTTAGGTGTGTGCCAGCCTCCAAGGGGTCGCCGGCCTCCAACCAGAAGTGTAGCTGTGCAGAAAGAGGTTTGCACCTTGGGGCCTGATGGTAGGACCAAGACAGTCACGCTGGTGGATGCAGCACAGCAGACCG ATTTCCCAGGTGAGGTGTCAGGGCGGTGTGCTGCTGAGCGGGCTAGTCCCCTGCTGTGGAAGAACCGGACAAAGAGAAGACGGGCGTCCCATCCAGCTGAAGGCTACAACGAGCAGGGTGCCAGTGAGGCAGATATAGACAGCGACAGTGGCTACTGTAGCCCCAAACACAACCAGGCGGCAGGGGTAGCACAACGAACAGCAGAGAATACAGCAGCACCCACA GGAGTAGAGGCTGGTGTAATGACAG CAGGTACCTGGGTAAATGTAGCCTCTCAGGCTACCCAGAAGTCCTGGGGAGACAGGAACAGCCAGTTCCACAGAGCAGACCAGAGGAAGAATCCTGAACAGAGAAACTTCTCACAG GATTTCCACAGTGGCTATCCAGGGCGTGTGCCGCCGAACCAATTGGAACAGAGGCTGCAGCCAGCAGTGGTCACTAGTACTGAGCTCACCCCAGAGCCCCTCTACTTTGAG GATGAAGATGAGTTCCCAGATCTCACTACTGGAGGGGCTGTCCAACGCAGCACCAAACCAGAATCTACTTCAGCCCAGACACACGCGCAACCTAAACTGCCCAAAAACCTG CTGGATAACCTGCCAGAAAACTCCCCTATCAACATTGTGCAGACACCCATCCCCATTACCACCTCGGTTCCCAAGAGGGCCAAGAGCCAGAGGAAGAAGGCTCTGGCTGCTGCCTTGGCCACTGCACAGGAGTACTCTGAGATCAGCATGGAACAGAAGAAATTACAG GAGGCATTCACCAAAGCAGCAGGGAAGAAGAGTAAAACCTCTGTCGAGCTGGACCTGGGAGACATGCTGGCAGCTTTGGAGAAACACCAGCAGGCTATGAAGGCCAGACAACTCACCAATACCAAGCCACTGTCTTTCACAG TTGGAACAACTACTCCATTCCACGGTTCAGGCTTGACCAGCATGCCATCCATGTTGAAGGGTCATCAGCAGCCATTCTCGGCACCACACAATGCCCTGGATTCCACCGCACCCCGTAtcaagagagggaaggagagggagatcCCTAAAGTAAAACGGCCAACAGCCCTTAAGAAG ATTATCTTGAAGGAACGTGAAGGGAAGAAAGGGAAGACGAGTGTAGAACAAGAGTCTTCAGGCCAGGAGGAGCATGGGGATGAGTCTCTACATTTCACTGATGATCTTGCACGAGAGCCTGCCTCCCAAGAAAGTGAGG ACAATGGTCTGAGTATGCCCAGTGATGCATCCCTTTCCCCGGCCAGTCAGAACTCTCCATATAGCATCACCCCAGTGTCCCAGGGTTCTCCTGCCAGCTCTGGCATCGGGAGTCCTATGGCCTCAAATGCCATCACCAAGATCCACAGCCGACGTTTCAGAGA GTACTGTAACCAAGTGCTGAGTAAGGAGATAGATGAGAGCGTGACGATGCTGTTACAGGAACTGGTTCGCTTCCAGGAGCGGGTCTACCAGAAGGATCCTACCAAGGCCAAATCCAAACGCCGCCTGGTCATGGGTCTCAGAGAGGTCACCAAGCACATGAAGTTGCATAAGATTAAGTGTGTCATCATCTCTCCCAACTGTGAAAAGATCCAGGCCAAAG GTGGATTGGATGAAGCTCTATACAATGTAATTGCCATGGCTAGGGATCAGGAGATCCCATTTGTGTTTGCCTTGGGCAGAAAAGCTCTTGGACGCTGCGTCAACAAACTAGTGCCTGTTAGCGTGGTTGGCATTTTCAACTATTCTGGAGCTGAG GGTCTCTTCAACCGTTTGGTGTCTCTGACAGAAGAGGCTAGGAAGGCCTACAAGGACATGGTGTCAGCTCTGGAGCAGGAGCAGGCCGAGGAGGCTCTGAAAAATGACAAGAAAGTCCCACACCACATGGGGCATTCCCGCAACCACTCTGCTGCTTCTGCTATTTCCTTCTGTTCCATCTTCTCTGAGCCTATCTCAGAGGTCAATGAAAAGGAATACG AGACCAACTGGAGGAGTATGGTGGAGACTTCAGATGCCCTGGAGCCTGTAGAAGCTGAGCCGAGTCGCCCTGCACCTGCCACAGCCACCCAGAAAGACGGTGAGACCCTGGCAGCCACCACCAACACCGCTCTGTCTGGCTCCACTGCTCCCCAGCCCAGGGCAGTGCCTCAGACACTGACACAGGGTACCAGTGAGAGAGACGAGGTCCGGGTTGACGACAGGCTGGAATTGGCCTCTCAGCAGAGCACAGAGACGGGCTCATTGGATGGGAGCTGCAGGGGCCCGCTCAACTCCTCCATCACCTCCACCACTTCCACCCTGGTCCCCGGGATGTTGGAAGAggcagaagaggaggaggaggaggaagaggactaCACCCCTGAACCCATTTCTGTGGAGGTCCCCACCCTCAGCAGCCGTATCGAATCCTGGGTGTCAAAGACCCTGGAAAACCTGCAGCTGGGAAAGAGCCAGGAAAgtacagaggaggaggaggatgaggaggaggaagacgatgaagaggagagagggcagagtgaagaggaggaggacctCGATTCCGCGGACATCACAGAGACGAGGACGGAGGGTAATGAGCAAGAGGAGGCAAAGAAGGTCACTGGTTGA